The DNA region CGATATTGGACTTCTTCAGCTTCGGGAATGACTCTTCGTACTGGCGCCACTCCGACCCAAGCGTCTTCTTCCAATCGGTGTTGGCCTTGATGCCGTATCCGTAGCAAATGTGCACGGCAGTCTCGCACTGAAGCCCTTCAATCGCCCTTTCCAAGGCTGCCACGCCCCAATCATTCATATCATCGAAGAACACATTGAAGGCGGGCTCATCAAACTGGATGATGTCGACGCCCGCTGCCTCCAGCTCCCTGGCCTCCTGATTCAGAATCTTGGCAAATTCCCAGGCGAGCTTTTCGCGGCTTTTGTAATGGTTGTCGTACAGCGTGTCTATCATCGTCATGGGGCCTGGCAGTGCCCACTTGATCGGTTGCGTCGTGTGACGGCGCAAGAACTTCGCGTCTTCGACGAAGACCGGCTTTGACCTGCTTACCGCACCCACGACTGTCGGCACACTTGCATCGTAGCGATCCCGAATCTTGACGACTTCACGCTTTTCAAAATCGACGCCGTTCAAATGCTCTATGAAGGTGGTCACAAAATGCTGGCGAGTCTGTTCCCCGTCGCTGACGATGTCGATACCGGCCTGTTGCTGTTCCTTTAGTGCCAGCAGCAGCGCGTCCTGCTTTCCCTCGATCAGCGCGTCTCCCTCCAGCTTCCAGGGCGACCAGAGCTTTTCGGGCTCAGCCAACCAGGACGGTTTAGGCATGCTGCCTGCTGTGGATGTGGGTAATATTTTTTCCATGATTTTTTCTCGTATGTCGTAGATGATTAAAGTGCGTAGTCGGCGACCCATTGCTCAAGGAAGTCGCGGCGAGGGCTGATGAACTCCGCTTCTGCGTATTGCCCTTGCTTCACCGCCAAATGATCGCGCTCTTCCCGGTCATAGATGATTTTTGTATATGAGCAGTCCTGGTTGTCCAGGCTGGGTTTAAAGACGCTGCCGGCCGTCGAGTTGGCGTTGTAGATTTCAGGGCGGTATATCTTCTGGAAGGCTTCCATGGTGCTGATGGTCGCTATCAGTTCCAGATTGCTGTAATCGTTCAACAGATCACCCATGAAGTAGAAAGCATAGGGAGCCACGCTGCCAGGCGGCATAAAGTACAGTACCCGCATGCCCATTCTCCCGAAATACTGATCGGTCAATGACGCTTCGCTTTGCCGATATTCCATCCCTAATACGGGGTGCCGGTTCTCTGTCCGGTAATAGGTCTTGCTACTGGAAACGCTCAGACAAATAACTGGCAGTTTGCGGAAGTGCTTTCTGTAGGCTTCCGAGTTCAGGAATTGCTGGAACAACTTTCCATGCAAATCTCCGAAGTCATCAGGAACCTCGAAAATAGGCTTATCTTTATTGTGTTCCCGTAGCAGAACGCTGAAATCATAATCACGCACATATGAAGAGAAATTATTCCCTACTATCCCCTCTGTGCGCTCTCCGGTTTTCTTGTCAAGAATATTCGGTCTTAGCACTTCCATCAGCCGGAACGCACCGCCATTCCTGTCGGCACCAAGGCTCATTTCCACAGAGATGATTTCCAACTGAACACCGTAGCGATCACCGGTGGGGTTATCCCAGTGCGCCAGGCTATTAAAGCGGTTATCAATCATCTTCAAGGTGTTTCGCAGATTCTCCTGGCGGTTCTCCCCCTGGCCAGATTCGCAAAATTTGTCGTAAGACGGGTCGCATCTGCTGGACGATAATTCTCATCAAAGGCAATGCTGTGAACGGTATAAAGGAATTCTGTTTCCATTTGCTGTGGTGTCCTGAATCTTAACAATCAATAAATCTAGCTCGGTACCTTCACGCAGCGCTCGCGTGGACGCAAGCCAGATCATCCAGTGGGCGGTTGCCAGACACGTTTGGTGGCGTGAATTCCAAGAAGGGCAAGGCGCGTTGAACTGCCAGTGCTGCATGCTGAATCACCGCCCGATCCTGTAGCCGTCCGTTTTCAAAGTCCTTGTCTGTGGCATAAACCCCAATGGGGAGCGTGCGTGCCTGGAAAAAACTGAAAAGTGGCCGTAGCTGGTGATCAATCATCAATGCATGACGCTCACTGCCTCCCGTCGCGGCCAACAACACTGGCTTGTCGATCAAAGCATCCTGGTGAACGAAGTCAAAAAAGTGCTTGAACAACCCGGTGTACGAGCCCCTGTAGACTGGTGTAGCCACCACCAGCACGTCAGCCCGTTCAACCGCTGTGAGCGCAGCCTCCACGGCATCGGGCAATTGGGATCGGCTGACCGCGCTGGCAAATTGCGGCGTGAGCCTGCCCAATTCGATCAAGTGCTGTTCGACGTGAACCTGGTCAGCAATCAGTTCCAGAAGGCGCTTTGTCAAGGCTGCTGCCTTTGAAGTGGGGTGCAATCCACCTGAAACCCCGACTAAGCGAAGTGGGCGTGTGATGTTGTCTTTCATGAAGTGGTCTTTGCGGCGCTTGATGGGCCAGCGCTCACCCTGTTTTCCTGGGCGGCTCGAGAGTTTTTTGGTGAACAACGGATGCTAACCGCGAGCAATACATGAAGTAAAATGGTATTATTTCATGGTTATATGAAATATCATCATCAATAACGCTCGAGCGCTTCCCACCACCTATTCAGAGACCGGCATTTCGACAGTCATCGACCGGGCGACGTCTATGAACGCCTTCAGATATTCTGGTTCGTGATCTGAGCCACGGCGGCCCAGATGAATCTGCTTGTGTATGCCGCGCTTGCCCAGGCTCACCGGCACGATGTTCACACGTTTTGCGTACTCCAGCACCAGCCATCGGGGTAGGGCTGCCACACCGCGGCCTGCCCCCACCATCTCCAGCATGATATCGGTGCTTTCCAACGTCTTGTGACGGCGCGGCATCACGCCTGCTGGCAGCAGGAATTGGCTGTACACATCCAACCGGGCCGGCTCGACCGGATAGGTGATCAGCGTCTCTGGAACGAGATCAGCGGGCAGCACATGGCGTTGCGTCGCAAGCGCATGCCCGCGCCCCACCACCAGCACCTGTTCATAGTCGAAGACGGGCAGATAGCTGACGCCAGGAGTGAGCAATGGGTCGGGCGTGACGATGAGATCAATTTCATGATTGAAGAGCGCCCCCATGCTGCCGAAGCTAAACTTCTGCTTCACGTCGATATCGACATCCGGCCAGTCTCCCAGATAGCGTGACACTACTTTCAATAGCCACTCATAGCAGGGGTGGCATTCCATGCCTATGCGCAAGGTGCCGCGTTCGCCTTCCGCATACTGCTTCAGGAAGGCTTCGGCGGTCTCGAATTGCGGAAGCAGGCGTTGCGCCATGGCCAGCAGATATTCCCCCGCCTGCGTGAGCCGCAAGGAACGGCCCTCCCGCAGCCAGAGCGGCACACCAAAAAGCCGTTCGAGCTTGGCGATCGTGTGGCTCAACGCAGACTGCGTCAGGTGAAGCGATTCGGCAGCGGCCGTGACGGTACCGTGCTTTTCAACCGCCCGCAGAACTTCAAGATGAGATCGCTCTAGCATTGTGAACAGCGTGCTAGGGCTCGATCCTGGTGCCCAGCACCTTAAGGAACTGCGCCATCCACGCCGGATGCGCCGGCCAGGCCGGTGCCGTGACGAGGTTGCCGTCGGTATGGGCCGCATCGATGGCGATCTCGGCGTAGGTGCCCCCGGCAAGCCGCACTTCGGGCGCGCAGGCCGGATACGCCGAGCAGGTACGGCCTTTAAGTATGCCGGCCGCCGCCAGAATCTGCGCGCCATGGCAGACCGCTGCAATAGGCTTACCCTCGTCGTTGAAGTGACGCACGATGTCCAGCACACGATCGTTCATGCGCAAGTATTCCGGTGCGCGACCGCCCGGAATTACCAAACCGTCATAGTCGGCCGGGTTCACCGCGTCGAAATCGTGGTTAAGAGTGAATCGATGACCCGGCTTCTCGCTATAGGTCTGATCGCCTTCAAAATCGTGTATGGCAGTGATCACCGAATCGCCCGACTTCTTGTCGGGGCAGACAGCATGCACGATATGGCCGATTGTCAGCAAGACCTGGAACGGAACCATGGTCTCGTAGTCTTCTGCGTAATCTCCCACCAACATCAATAGCTTCTTGGCCATTTGTGCCTCCTTTGGCATGTAGGTCCACTGGGTGAAGGGTCTGCGGCAAGGGGTAACTTGCCGTAGGGACGAGATTACCATTGAGGCATGGCTTATGCTTTTCCTTAATCAAAGA from Pollutimonas thiosulfatoxidans includes:
- a CDS encoding methionine synthase, with translation MEKILPTSTAGSMPKPSWLAEPEKLWSPWKLEGDALIEGKQDALLLALKEQQQAGIDIVSDGEQTRQHFVTTFIEHLNGVDFEKREVVKIRDRYDASVPTVVGAVSRSKPVFVEDAKFLRRHTTQPIKWALPGPMTMIDTLYDNHYKSREKLAWEFAKILNQEARELEAAGVDIIQFDEPAFNVFFDDMNDWGVAALERAIEGLQCETAVHICYGYGIKANTDWKKTLGSEWRQYEESFPKLKKSNIDIISLECHNSHVPIDLLELIRGKKVMVGAIDVASKTIETPEEVAATLRKALQFVDADKLYPCTNCGMAPLSRAVARAKLQALTAGAEIVRAEISI
- the msuE gene encoding FMN reductase; the encoded protein is MTRPLRLVGVSGGLHPTSKAAALTKRLLELIADQVHVEQHLIELGRLTPQFASAVSRSQLPDAVEAALTAVERADVLVVATPVYRGSYTGLFKHFFDFVHQDALIDKPVLLAATGGSERHALMIDHQLRPLFSFFQARTLPIGVYATDKDFENGRLQDRAVIQHAALAVQRALPFLEFTPPNVSGNRPLDDLACVHASAA
- a CDS encoding LysR family transcriptional regulator gives rise to the protein MLERSHLEVLRAVEKHGTVTAAAESLHLTQSALSHTIAKLERLFGVPLWLREGRSLRLTQAGEYLLAMAQRLLPQFETAEAFLKQYAEGERGTLRIGMECHPCYEWLLKVVSRYLGDWPDVDIDVKQKFSFGSMGALFNHEIDLIVTPDPLLTPGVSYLPVFDYEQVLVVGRGHALATQRHVLPADLVPETLITYPVEPARLDVYSQFLLPAGVMPRRHKTLESTDIMLEMVGAGRGVAALPRWLVLEYAKRVNIVPVSLGKRGIHKQIHLGRRGSDHEPEYLKAFIDVARSMTVEMPVSE
- a CDS encoding DJ-1/PfpI family protein, whose product is MAKKLLMLVGDYAEDYETMVPFQVLLTIGHIVHAVCPDKKSGDSVITAIHDFEGDQTYSEKPGHRFTLNHDFDAVNPADYDGLVIPGGRAPEYLRMNDRVLDIVRHFNDEGKPIAAVCHGAQILAAAGILKGRTCSAYPACAPEVRLAGGTYAEIAIDAAHTDGNLVTAPAWPAHPAWMAQFLKVLGTRIEP